A single genomic interval of Lathyrus oleraceus cultivar Zhongwan6 chromosome 7, CAAS_Psat_ZW6_1.0, whole genome shotgun sequence harbors:
- the LOC127107314 gene encoding cyanogenic beta-glucosidase — MVAEKIRDRSNGDVADDSYHKYKEDIELIKDLNMDAYRFSISWSRVLPKGKLSGGVNPEGIKYYNNLINELLAKGLQPYVTLFHWDVPQALEDEYGGFLWRPIVDDFRDYAELCFKEFGDRVKHWITINEPWSVSMNAYAFGKFAPGRCSDWLNLNCTGGDSGTEPYLTAHNQLLAHSAAANLYRIKYKSSQRGIIGITLVSHWYEPATQAKADVDASKRGLDFMFGWYMNPLTRGEYPKSMRTLVGKRLPKFSKEESRELKGSFDFLGLNYYSSYYAAHAPRHPNVVQPTIQTDSLINATFEHNGKPLGPMSASSWLCIYPKGLHNLLLYTKKMYEDPVIYITENGRDEFNDPTLSLEESLLDTYRIDYYYRHLYYLETAIRHGVNVKGYFAWSLLDNFEWDSGFSLRFGLVFVDFKDGQKRHPKLSAEWFKNFPVKS, encoded by the exons ATGGTTGCAGAAAAAATAAGAGATAGAAGTAATGGTGATGTAGCTGATGACTCCTATCATAAGTACAAAGAAGATATTGAACTCATAAAGGATTTGAATATGGATGCTTATAGATTCTCCATTTCTTGGTCTAGAGTTCTACCAA AGGGAAAGCTTAGCGGAGGTGTAAATCCTGAAGGAATAAAGTACTACAACAATCTCATCAACGAATTATTGGCTAAGG GTTTGCAACCATATGTGACACTTTTTCATTGGGACGTTCCCCAAGCTTTAGAGGATGAGTATGGCGGTTTTTTATGGCGTCCCATTGT AGATGATTTTAGAGACTATGCTGAACTTTGCTTCAAGGAATTTGGTGATAGAGTGAAACATTGGATTACTATAAATGAACCATGGAGTGTGAGCATGAATGCTTATGCATTCGGAAAGTTCGCACCGGGTCGATGTTCAGATTGGTTAAATCTGAATTGCACAGGAGGTGATTCAGGGACGGAACCATATTTGACTGCACACAACCAGCTTCTTGCTCATTCTGCTGCTGCAAATTTGTACCGGATCAAATATAAG TCATCTCAACGAGGCATAATAGGGATTACCTTAGTCTCACACTGGTATGAGCCGGCCACtca AGCGAAGGCCGATGTTGATGCTTCAAAACGAGGTCTCGACTTCATGTTTGGATG GTATATGAATCCGCTTACAAGAGGCGAATATCCAAAAAGCATGCGAACTTTGGTGGGAAAGAGATTACCAAAGTTCTCAAAAGAAGAGTCAAGGGAACTTAAGGGGTCTTTTGATTTTCTAGGCCTAAACTATTACTCATCCTACTATGCTGCTCATGCACCTCGCCATCCCAATGTCGTGCAACCGACCATACAAACTGATTCTCTTATTAATGCTACAT TTGAACATAATGGCAAGCCTCTCGGTCCAATG TCTGCTTCGAGTTGGTTATGTATTTATCCAAAAGGACTTCATAATCTTTTGCTTTACACCAAGAAAATGTACGAGGACCCTGTAATTTACATTACTGAAAATG GTCGTGATGAGTTCAACGATCCAACATTATCTCTTGAAGAATCTCTCTTAGATACTTATAGGATTGATTACTACTATCGTCATCTTTACTATCTTGAAACTGCAATTAG GCATGGTGTGAATGTAAAAGGATATTTTGCATGGTCATTGTTGGATAACTTTGAATGGGATTCTGGCTTTAGCTTGAGATTTGGACTCGTCTTCGTTGATTTTAAAGACGGTCAGAAAAGACACCCAAAGCTTTCTGCTGAATGGTTCAAGAATTTTCCCGTTAAATCTTAG
- the LOC127107313 gene encoding uncharacterized protein LOC127107313, whose protein sequence is MVGKGKVHNVSGVLLHTRELPAGCLKVSVDIAVEPNAALPYPSDDSDATTVHEAVGSFVAWPTNLICVGYETPTKSKSKENEVSNASAQQKKEVSNASARVKSSGAKKTVARKKPTAKYRSCLRTFIEMTDIPTGGVRNVHMEVGIFGFDYDQMIGNEDFMQVFGHEEIGVNVVNTYIR, encoded by the exons atggttggcaagggaaaagtgcataacgttagcggagtattactccacactagagagctccctgctggatgtttgaaggtatcagttgatattgcagttgagccgaatgcagcattaccatatcctagcgatgattcggatgcaacaacggtgcacgaagcagtaggttcgtttgttgcatggccgacaaacctcatatgcgtaggatatgag actcccacaaaatccaaatcaaaagaaaatgaggttagcaatgcctccgcacaacaaaaaaaggaggttagcaacgcctccgcacgggtaaaaagttctggtgctaagaagaccgtagctaggaaaaaacctaccgccaagtataggtcgtgcctcaggacatttatagagatgaccgatataccgaccggaggtgttcggaatgtacatatggaggtagggattttcggctttgattacgaccaaatgattggtaatgaagacttcatgcaagtttttggtcatgaagaaatcggcgtcaacgttgtcaatacatatattaggtaa